One stretch of Hevea brasiliensis isolate MT/VB/25A 57/8 chromosome 12, ASM3005281v1, whole genome shotgun sequence DNA includes these proteins:
- the LOC110633758 gene encoding MDIS1-interacting receptor like kinase 2-like isoform X1 has protein sequence MECGLQELLVRGTILARVLEFSVWGQYNEDFDHIKSCSCSEKKVLAVHKWGNEVLSAKQSKTTAMARFILENLALRISLVLFILLNSSLSVASDSTQEANALFRWAATLYDFKYSNISLKWHRHPENANNSQPRINLCNWLGISCNVEGRVERLNLTNAVLNGTLHELSFSSFPDLAYIDLSVNLLFGTIPLGITQLSKLIYLDLSYNLLSGSIPPEIGLLTNLDTLHLAANQLNGSIPSEIENLSSLTELALYTNNLDGHIPASVGSLTKMRWLFLYDNQLSGSVPSELGNLTNLVELYMDTNSLSGPIPSTFGNLKNLAVLFMFKNRLSGPIPQQIGNLKSLNKLSLYGNSLSGPIPITLSSLTNLTILHLYENKLSGPIPKELGNLKSIVDLELSENQLSGPIPASLGKLSELQYLYLSGNQLSGQIPEQIASLPKLIVLQLGKNQLIGHLPKTICQNKRLQNFTVNDNNLDGPIPKGFRDCKSFVRVWLEGNQFTGNTSEDFGIYPNLQFIDLSYNKFHGELTSKWGKCQKLVSLMIAGNQITGTIPPEIGNAAQLKGLDLSSNKIAGSIPKELGKLTSLLKVDLNDNQLSDRLPSEFGWLTDLEYLDLSANRFNQSIPENIGNLAKLFYLNLSNNEFSQEIPIQMGKLIHLSRLDLSRNFLIGKVPSQLSSLESLEMLNLSHNNLSGSIPDSFKDMHGLSSIDISYNELEGPIPSNKAFQNASTEAFRGNKGLCGDVPVLSPCNFPINKGTSKRSHKMLFLIIFLPLCGAFSLITFLGVFFCLQKRKQDLEAKQKDQEDDEFSISSSVGRIMHDEIIKATDSFDTAYCIRKGGCGSVYKANLPSGSIVAVKKLHSFHDGERTYEKEFLNEIRALTQIRHRNIVKLYGFCSYARHSFLVYEYLEGGNLATILGNDKKAEDLDWSKRVNIVKGVANALSYMHHNCSPPIVHRDITSKNILLDSEFDAHVSDFGIVKLLNSDSSHWTALAGTYSYVAPELAYTMKVTEKFDVYNFGVVVLEVINGKCPNEIIFSMSSPLVQKPLLKDILDQRLPPPSSEVQDELMTIMKIATACLYSNPQSRPTMHMISQILSSQIPF, from the exons ATGGAGTGTGGGCTCCAGGAATTATTGGTGCGGGGCACCATTTTAGCACGTGTTTTAGAATTTTCCGTGTGGGGTCAATACAATGAAGACTTCGACCATATCAAGTCTTGCTCTTGTTCGGAGAAGAAGGTGCTGGCTGTACATAAATGGGGCAATGAAGTATTATCTGCGAAACAGAGTAAAACAACAGCCATGGCAAGATTCATCTTGGAGAATCTAGCCTTGCGTATTTCCCTTGTTCTATTCATTCTATTAAATTCTTCACTGAGCGTTGCTTCTGACTCCACTCAAGAAGCTAATGCTCTCTTCAGGTGGGCAGCCACCCTTTACGACTTTAAATATTCTAACATATCTTTAAAATGGCATCGCCATCCTGAAAATGCCAACAATTCCCAACCAAGAATAAATCTCTGCAATTGGCTTGGAATTTCCTGCAACGTAGAAGGAAGGGTCGAGAGACTAAACCTGACAAACGCAGTTTTAAATGGTACGCTCCATGAGCTTTCCTTCTCTTCCTTTCCTGATCTTGCATATATTGATCTTAGTGTGAATCTACTCTTTGGCACCATCCCACTTGGAATCACTCAACTTTCCAAACTCATTTATCTTGATTTATCATATAATCTCTTGTCTGGAAGCATCCCTCCAGAGATTGGCCTCCTAACAAATCTCGATACCCTGCACCTTGCTGCAAATCAGTTAAATGGTTCGATTCCTTCAGAAATAGAAAATTTAAGTTCCCTTACTGAGCTTGCCCTGTATACCAACAATCTAGATGGTCATATTCCTGCTTCTGTGGGTAGCTTGACCAAGATGCGTTGGTTGTTTCTGTATGACAATCAACTTTCTGGTTCTGTTCCGTCAGAATTGGGAAACCTTACCAATTTGGTTGAACTTTACATGGATACCAACAGTCTATCAGGTCCCATCCCTTCCACTTTTGGGAACTTGAAAAACCTAGCTGTGTTGTTTATGTTCAAAAATAGACTTTCTGGTCCAATTCCCCAGCAAATCGGAAACTTGAAGTCTCTAAACAAGCTGAGCCTTTATGGAAACAGTCTTTCTGGTCCAATTCCCATAACACTATCTAGTCTAACAAATCTCACCATTCTTCATCTCTATGAAAATAAACTCTCTGGCCCAATTCCTAAAGAGTTGGGAAACTTGAAGTCTATTGTTGATCTAGAGTTGAGTGAAAATCAACTTAGTGGTCCTATCCCAGCTTCCTTGGGTAAGTTGAGTGAGTTACAATATTTGTATCTTAGTGGCAACCAACTCTCTGGGCAAATTCCTGAACAGATAGCAAGTCTACCAAAACTGATTGTACTTCAACTAGGCAAAAACCAGTTGATTGGTCATTTGCCCAAGACCATTTGCCAAAATAAAAGGCTTCAGAACTTCACTGTTAATGACAACAATCTCGACGGCCCAATTCCAAAGGGCTTTAGAGATTGCAAAAGCTTTGTAAGAGTTTGGCTGGAGGGAAACCAATTCACTGGAAATACGTCCGAAGACTTTGGCATCTATCCAAACCTTCAATTCATAGACCTAAGCTACAATAAATTCCACGGGGAATTAACATCCAAGTGGGGAAAGTGTCAAAAATTGGTATCTCTAATGATCGCCGGCAACCAAATAACTGGTACGATTCCACCTGAAATTGGAAATGCGGCTCAGCTAAAAGGACTTGATCTTTCCTCGAATAAAATAGCTGGGAGCATCCCCAAGGAATTGGGGAAATTGACTTCTTTGCTTAAGGTGGATTTAAACGACAATCAACTCTCTGATCGTCTACCTTCAGAATTTGGATGGTTAACTGATCTTGAGTATCTCGACTTGTCGGCAAACAGATTCAACCAATCAATTCCAGAAAACATTGGAAACTTAGCTAAACTCTTCTACTTGAATTTGAGTAATAATGAGTTTAGCCAAGAAATTCCAATTCAGATGGGGAAGTTAATTCACTTATCGAGGTTGGATTTAAGCCGCAACTTTCTCATAGGAAAGGTACCATCACAATTGAGTAGTTTAGAGAGCTTGGAGATGCTGAATCTGTCCCACAATAATCTGTCTGGTTCTATTCCAGATAGTTTCAAAGACATGCATGGTTTGTCGTCCATCGATATATCCTACAACGAATTGGAAGGTCCCATTCCTTCCAATAAAGCATTTCAAAATGCCTCCACAGAAGCATTTCGAGGGAACAAAGGATTGTGTGGGGATGTCCCAGTACTGTCACCATGCAATTTTCCAATCAACAAAGGAACCTCCAAAAGGAGCCATAAAATGTTGTTTCTAATCATTTTCTTGCCTCTTTGCGGTGCTTTTTCACTTATTACTTTCTTGGGAGTTTTTTTCTGTTTACAAAAAAGAAAACAAGATCTAGAAGCAAAACAAAAAGATCAAGAAGATGATGAATTTTCGATATCAAGTTCCGTTGGAAGAATCATGCATGACGAAATCATAAAAGCTACCGATAGTTTCGACACTGCATATTGCATCAGGAAGGGAGGATGTGGCAGCGTCTACAAAGCAAATTTGCCATCAGGAAGTATAGTAGCCGTGAAGAAGCTTCACTCATTTCATGATGGCGAGAGGACATATGAGAAGGAGTTCTTGAACGAGATAAGGGCATTAACCCAGATAAGGCATCGGAACATAGTAAAACTTTATGGTTTTTGTTCGTATGCACGACACTCATTTCTGGTTTACGAGTACCTTGAAGGCGGTAACTTGGCCACAATCCTAGGCAATGATAAAAAAGCTGAAGATTTGGATTGGAGTAAGAGGGTAAACATTGTTAAAGGTGTTGCCAATGCCCTGTCTTACATGCACCACAATTGCTCACCTCCAATTGTTCATCGAGACATAACAAGCAAAAACATTTTGCTTGATTCCGAATTCGATGCTCATGTATCAGATTTTGGCATTGTCAAGCTTCTAAATTCTGATTCATCCCATTGGACTGCGCTGGCAGGGACATACAGTTATGTTGCACCAG AGCTTGCTTACACAATGAAGGTGACTGAAAAATTTGACGTGTATAATTTTGGAGTGGTAGTACTAGAAGTGATCAATGGAAAATGTCCGAATGAAATAATCTTTTCTATGTCGTCCCCTTTAGTTCAGAAGCCACTCTTAAAAGATATTTTAGATCAACGCCTTCCACCTCCTTCCTCTGAAGTTCAAGACGAACTGATGACAATCATGAAGATTGCAACTGCATGTTTGTACAGCAATCCACAATCTCGACCAACTATGCATatgatttctcagattttatcaTCTCAAATTCCATTCTAG
- the LOC110633758 gene encoding MDIS1-interacting receptor like kinase 2-like isoform X2 — MECGLQELLVRGTILARVLEFSVWGQYNEDFDHIKSCSCSEKKVLAVHKWGNEVLSAKQSKTTAMARFILENLALRISLVLFILLNSSLSVASDSTQEANALFRWAATLYDFKYSNISLKWHRHPENANNSQPRINLCNWLGISCNVEGRVERLNLTNAVLNGTLHELSFSSFPDLAYIDLSVNLLFGTIPLGITQLSKLIYLDLSYNLLSGSIPPEIGLLTNLDTLHLAANQLNGSIPSEIENLSSLTELALYTNNLDGHIPASVGSLTKMRWLFLYDNQLSGSVPSELGNLTNLVELYMDTNSLSGPIPSTFGNLKNLAVLFMFKNRLSGPIPQQIGNLKSLNKLSLYGNSLSGTIPPEIGNAAQLKGLDLSSNKIAGSIPKELGKLTSLLKVDLNDNQLSDRLPSEFGWLTDLEYLDLSANRFNQSIPENIGNLAKLFYLNLSNNEFSQEIPIQMGKLIHLSRLDLSRNFLIGKVPSQLSSLESLEMLNLSHNNLSGSIPDSFKDMHGLSSIDISYNELEGPIPSNKAFQNASTEAFRGNKGLCGDVPVLSPCNFPINKGTSKRSHKMLFLIIFLPLCGAFSLITFLGVFFCLQKRKQDLEAKQKDQEDDEFSISSSVGRIMHDEIIKATDSFDTAYCIRKGGCGSVYKANLPSGSIVAVKKLHSFHDGERTYEKEFLNEIRALTQIRHRNIVKLYGFCSYARHSFLVYEYLEGGNLATILGNDKKAEDLDWSKRVNIVKGVANALSYMHHNCSPPIVHRDITSKNILLDSEFDAHVSDFGIVKLLNSDSSHWTALAGTYSYVAPELAYTMKVTEKFDVYNFGVVVLEVINGKCPNEIIFSMSSPLVQKPLLKDILDQRLPPPSSEVQDELMTIMKIATACLYSNPQSRPTMHMISQILSSQIPF, encoded by the exons ATGGAGTGTGGGCTCCAGGAATTATTGGTGCGGGGCACCATTTTAGCACGTGTTTTAGAATTTTCCGTGTGGGGTCAATACAATGAAGACTTCGACCATATCAAGTCTTGCTCTTGTTCGGAGAAGAAGGTGCTGGCTGTACATAAATGGGGCAATGAAGTATTATCTGCGAAACAGAGTAAAACAACAGCCATGGCAAGATTCATCTTGGAGAATCTAGCCTTGCGTATTTCCCTTGTTCTATTCATTCTATTAAATTCTTCACTGAGCGTTGCTTCTGACTCCACTCAAGAAGCTAATGCTCTCTTCAGGTGGGCAGCCACCCTTTACGACTTTAAATATTCTAACATATCTTTAAAATGGCATCGCCATCCTGAAAATGCCAACAATTCCCAACCAAGAATAAATCTCTGCAATTGGCTTGGAATTTCCTGCAACGTAGAAGGAAGGGTCGAGAGACTAAACCTGACAAACGCAGTTTTAAATGGTACGCTCCATGAGCTTTCCTTCTCTTCCTTTCCTGATCTTGCATATATTGATCTTAGTGTGAATCTACTCTTTGGCACCATCCCACTTGGAATCACTCAACTTTCCAAACTCATTTATCTTGATTTATCATATAATCTCTTGTCTGGAAGCATCCCTCCAGAGATTGGCCTCCTAACAAATCTCGATACCCTGCACCTTGCTGCAAATCAGTTAAATGGTTCGATTCCTTCAGAAATAGAAAATTTAAGTTCCCTTACTGAGCTTGCCCTGTATACCAACAATCTAGATGGTCATATTCCTGCTTCTGTGGGTAGCTTGACCAAGATGCGTTGGTTGTTTCTGTATGACAATCAACTTTCTGGTTCTGTTCCGTCAGAATTGGGAAACCTTACCAATTTGGTTGAACTTTACATGGATACCAACAGTCTATCAGGTCCCATCCCTTCCACTTTTGGGAACTTGAAAAACCTAGCTGTGTTGTTTATGTTCAAAAATAGACTTTCTGGTCCAATTCCCCAGCAAATCGGAAACTTGAAGTCTCTAAACAAGCTGAGCCTTTATGGAAACAGTCTTT CTGGTACGATTCCACCTGAAATTGGAAATGCGGCTCAGCTAAAAGGACTTGATCTTTCCTCGAATAAAATAGCTGGGAGCATCCCCAAGGAATTGGGGAAATTGACTTCTTTGCTTAAGGTGGATTTAAACGACAATCAACTCTCTGATCGTCTACCTTCAGAATTTGGATGGTTAACTGATCTTGAGTATCTCGACTTGTCGGCAAACAGATTCAACCAATCAATTCCAGAAAACATTGGAAACTTAGCTAAACTCTTCTACTTGAATTTGAGTAATAATGAGTTTAGCCAAGAAATTCCAATTCAGATGGGGAAGTTAATTCACTTATCGAGGTTGGATTTAAGCCGCAACTTTCTCATAGGAAAGGTACCATCACAATTGAGTAGTTTAGAGAGCTTGGAGATGCTGAATCTGTCCCACAATAATCTGTCTGGTTCTATTCCAGATAGTTTCAAAGACATGCATGGTTTGTCGTCCATCGATATATCCTACAACGAATTGGAAGGTCCCATTCCTTCCAATAAAGCATTTCAAAATGCCTCCACAGAAGCATTTCGAGGGAACAAAGGATTGTGTGGGGATGTCCCAGTACTGTCACCATGCAATTTTCCAATCAACAAAGGAACCTCCAAAAGGAGCCATAAAATGTTGTTTCTAATCATTTTCTTGCCTCTTTGCGGTGCTTTTTCACTTATTACTTTCTTGGGAGTTTTTTTCTGTTTACAAAAAAGAAAACAAGATCTAGAAGCAAAACAAAAAGATCAAGAAGATGATGAATTTTCGATATCAAGTTCCGTTGGAAGAATCATGCATGACGAAATCATAAAAGCTACCGATAGTTTCGACACTGCATATTGCATCAGGAAGGGAGGATGTGGCAGCGTCTACAAAGCAAATTTGCCATCAGGAAGTATAGTAGCCGTGAAGAAGCTTCACTCATTTCATGATGGCGAGAGGACATATGAGAAGGAGTTCTTGAACGAGATAAGGGCATTAACCCAGATAAGGCATCGGAACATAGTAAAACTTTATGGTTTTTGTTCGTATGCACGACACTCATTTCTGGTTTACGAGTACCTTGAAGGCGGTAACTTGGCCACAATCCTAGGCAATGATAAAAAAGCTGAAGATTTGGATTGGAGTAAGAGGGTAAACATTGTTAAAGGTGTTGCCAATGCCCTGTCTTACATGCACCACAATTGCTCACCTCCAATTGTTCATCGAGACATAACAAGCAAAAACATTTTGCTTGATTCCGAATTCGATGCTCATGTATCAGATTTTGGCATTGTCAAGCTTCTAAATTCTGATTCATCCCATTGGACTGCGCTGGCAGGGACATACAGTTATGTTGCACCAG AGCTTGCTTACACAATGAAGGTGACTGAAAAATTTGACGTGTATAATTTTGGAGTGGTAGTACTAGAAGTGATCAATGGAAAATGTCCGAATGAAATAATCTTTTCTATGTCGTCCCCTTTAGTTCAGAAGCCACTCTTAAAAGATATTTTAGATCAACGCCTTCCACCTCCTTCCTCTGAAGTTCAAGACGAACTGATGACAATCATGAAGATTGCAACTGCATGTTTGTACAGCAATCCACAATCTCGACCAACTATGCATatgatttctcagattttatcaTCTCAAATTCCATTCTAG
- the LOC131171366 gene encoding MDIS1-interacting receptor like kinase 2-like, with protein sequence MARLILENLALQISLVLFILLYSSLSVASDSTQEDNALLKWAATLHNFKDSNISTWPLHPENATNSSPGTSPCNWLGISCNVQGRVERLNLTNAGLNGTLHEFSFSSVPDLAYIDLSMNLLFGTIPLGITQLSKLIYLDLSNNHLSGSIPPEIGLLTNLDTLHLAANQLNGSIPSEIENLSSLTELALYANNLDGHIPASVGSLTKMRWLFLYDNQLSGSVPSELGNLTNLVELYMDTNSLSGPIPSTFGNLKNLAVLFMFKNRLSGPIPQQIGNLKSLNNLSLWGNNLSGPIPTTLRGMTNLTLLHLYENKLSGPIPNELGNLKSIVDLELSQNQLNGTIPASLGNLRELKLLYLRDNQLSGPIPEQIASLPNLIILQLDTNQLIGHLPQNICQNKKLQNFTINDNNLDGPIPKGFRDCKSFVRVRLEGNHFTGNMSEDFGIYPNLQFIDLSYNKFIGEISSNLGKCPNLATLLAAGNKITGTIPPEIGNAAQLKWLDLSSNKISGSIPKEFGKLTSLLKVILNDNQLSDRLPSEFGSLTDLEYLDLSANRFNQSIPENIGNLAKLIYLNLSNNEFSQEIPIQIGKLTHLSRLDLSRNFLIEKIPSQLSSLESLEMLNLSHNNLSGSIPDSFKDMHGLSSIDISYNELEGPIPSNKAFQNASTEAFRGNKGLCGDVPVLSPCNFPINKGTSKRSHKMLFLIIFLPLCGAFSLITFLGVFFFLQKRREVSEAEQVDQEDEEFSISSSDGRIMHDDIIKATDSFDVVYCIGKGGYGSVYKANLPCGRIAAVKKLHSFRDSERTCRKEFLNEIRALTEIRHRNIVKLHGFCSYARHSFLVYEYLEGGNLATILGNDKEAKELDWSKRVNIIKGVANALSYMHHNCSPPIVHRDITSKNILLDSEFEAHVSDFGTSKLLNPDSSNWTTLAGTYGYVAPELAYTMKVTEKCDVYSFGVVALEVINGKHLGEIIFSMSFPSAQKPLLEDILDERLSTPSPQVQDELMTIMKVATACLYNNPQSRPTMHMISHILSAQTPL encoded by the exons ATGGCAAGACTCATCTTGGAAAATCTAGCCTTGCAAATTTCCCTTGTTCTATTCATTCTATTATATTCCTCGCTTAGCGTTGCTTCTGACTCCACTCAAGAAGATAATGCTCTTCTCAAGTGGGCAGCCACCCTTCACAACTTTAAAGATTCTAACATTTCAACATGGCCTCTCCATCCTGAAAATGCCACCAATTCCAGTCCAGGAACAAGTCCCTGCAATTGGCTTGGAATTTCTTGCAACGTACAGGGAAGGGTCGAGAGATTAAACCTTACAAACGCAGGTTTAAATGGTACGCTCCATGAGTTTTCCTTCTCTTCCGTTCCTGATCTTGCTTATATTGATCTTAGCATGAATCTACTCTTTGGCACCATTCCACTTGGAATCACTCAACTTTCCAAACTCATTTATCTTGATTTGTCAAATAATCACTTGTCTGGAAGCATCCCTCCAGAGATTGGCCTCCTAACAAATCTCGATACCCTGCACCTTGCTGCAAATCAGTTAAATGGTTCAATTCCTTCAGAAATAGAAAATTTAAGTTCCCTTACTGAGCTTGCCCTGTATGCCAACAATCTTGATGGTCATATTCCTGCTTCTGTGGGTAGCTTGACCAAGATGCGTTGGTTGTTTCTGTATGACAATCAACTTTCTGGTTCTGTTCCATCAGAATTGGGAAACCTTACCAATTTGGTTGAACTTTACATGGATACCAACAGTCTATCAGGTCCCATCCCTTCTACTTTTGGGAACTTGAAAAACCTAGCTGTGTTGTTTATGTTCAAAAATAGACTTTCTGGTCCAATTCCCCAGCAAATCGGAAACTTGAAGTCTCTGAACAACCTAAGCCTTTGGGGAAACAATCTTTCTGGTCCAATTCCGACGACACTACGTGGTATGACAAATCTCACCCTTCTTCATCTCTATGAAAATAAACTCTCTGGCCCAATTCCTAATGAGCTGGGAAACTTGAAGTCTATTGTTGATTTAGAGTTGAGTCAAAATCAACTTAATGGTACTATCCCCGCTTCCCTGGGTaatttgagagaattaaaatTATTGTACCTTCGTGATAACCAACTCTCCGGGCCAATTCCTGAACAAATAGCGAGTCTACCAAATCTGATTATACTTCAGCTAGACACAAACCAGTTGATTGGTCATTTGCCCCAAAACATTTGCCAAAATAAAAAGCTTCAGAACTTCACTATCAACGATAACAATCTAGATGGCCCAATTCCAAAAGGCTTTAGAGATTGCAAAAGCTTTGTTAGAGTTCGGCTGGAGGGAAACCACTTCACTGGAAATATGTCCGAAGACTTTGGCATCTATCCAAACCTTCAATTTATAGATCTAAGCTACAACAAATTCATTGGGGAAATATCTTCCAATTTGGGGAAGTGCCCAAATTTGGCAACTCTACTGGCTGCAGGCAACAAAATAACCGGTACCATTCCACCTGAAATTGGAAATGCAGCTCAGCTAAAATGGCTTGATCTTTCTTCGAATAAAATATCTGGGAGCATTCCCAAGGAATTTGGGAAATTGACTTCTTTGTTGAAGGTGATTTTAAACGACAACCAACTCTCTGATCGTCTACCATCAGAATTTGGATCGTTAACTGATCTTGAGTATCTCGACTTGTCGGCAAACAGATTCAACCAATCAATTCCAGAAAACATTGGAAACTTAGCTAAACTCATCTACTTGAATTTGAGTAATAATGAGTTTAGCCAAGAAATTCCAATTCAGATAGGGAAGTTAACTCACTTATCGAGGTTGGATTTAAGCCGCAACTTTCTGATAGAAAAGATACCATCGCAATTGAGTAGTTTAGAGAGCTTGGAGATGCTGAATCTATCCCACAATAATCTGTCTGGTTCTATTCCAGATAGTTTCAAAGATATGCATGGTTTGTCGTCCATCGATATATCCTACAACGAATTGGAAGGTCCCATTCCTTCCAATAAAGCATTTCAAAATGCCTCCACAGAAGCATTTCGAGGGAACAAAGGATTGTGTGGGGATGTCCCAGTACTGTCACCATGCAATTTTCCAATCAACAAAGGAACCTCCAAAAGGAGCCATAAAATGTTGTTTCTAATCATTTTCTTGCCTCTTTGCGGAGCTTTTTCACTTATTACTTTCTTGGGAGTTTTCTTCTTTTTACAAAAAAGAAGGGAAGTTTCAGAAGCAGAACAAGTCGATCAAGAGGATGAAGAATTTTCGATATCAAGTTCTGATGGAAGAATCATGCATGACGATATCATAAAAGCTACAGATAGTTTCGATGTTGTATATTGCATTGGGAAGGGAGGATATGGCAGCGTCTATAAAGCAAATTTGCCATGTGGAAGAATAGCAGCCGTGAAGAAGCTCCACTCATTTCGTGACAGTGAGAGGACATGTAGAAAAGAGTTCTTGAACGAGATAAGAGCATTAACTGAGATAAGGCATCGAAACATAGTAAAACTTCATGGTTTTTGTTCGTATGCTCGACACTCATTTCTGGTTTATGAGTACCTTGAAGGCGGTAACTTGGCCACAATCCTGGGCAATGATAAAGAAGCTAAAGAATTGGATTGGAGTAAGCGAGTAAATATCATTAAAGGTGTTGCCAATGCTCTGTCTTACATGCACCACAATTGCTCACCGCCAATTGTTCATCGGGACATAACAAGCAAAAACATATTGCTTGATTCCGAATTCGAGGCTCACGTGTCAGATTTTGGCACTTCCAAGCTTCTAAATCCTGATTCATCCAATTGGACAACATTAGCAGGAACATACGGATATGTTGCACCAG AACTTGCTTATACAATGAAGGTGACTGAAAAATGTGATGTGTATAGTTTTGGAGTGGTAGCACTAGAAGTGATCAATGGAAAACATCTAGGTGAAATCATATTCTCTATGTCCTTCCCTTCAGCTCAGAAGCCACTCCTGGAAGATATTTTAGACGAACGCCTTTCAACTCCTTCCCCTCAAGTTCAAGATGAATTGATGACAATCATGAAGGTTGCAACTGCATGTTTATACAATAATCCACAATCTCGACCGACGATGCACATGATTTCTCATATTTTATCAGCTCAGactccactttaa
- the LOC110633779 gene encoding annexin Gh1, whose translation MSTLIVPQPPPPVADDCEQLRKAFSGWGTNEGLIISILGHRNAAQRKLIRETYAETYGEDLLKALDKELSNDFERVVLLWTLGPAERDAFLANEATKRWTSSNQVLMEIACTRSSNELLQARQAYHARFKKSLEEDVAHHTTGDFRKLLFPLVCSYRYEGDEVSMTLAKTEAKLLHEKISKKAYGDEDFIRVLATRSKAQINATLNQYKNEFGNDLNKDLKTDPKDEFLALLRATVKCLTRPEKYFEKVLRLSINRRGTDEGALTRVVTTRAEVDLKIIKDEYQQRNSVPLDRAIVKDTHGDYEKMLLALIGHKED comes from the exons ATGTCTACCCTTATAGTTCCTCAACCACCTCCACCCGTGGCCGATGACTGTGAGCAGCTTAGAAAGGCCTTTTCag GATGGGGGACAAACGAGGGCTTGATCATATCCATATTGGGTCACAGAAATGCTGCTCAACGCAAGCTGATCAGGGAGACTTATGCTGAGACCTACGGAGAAGATCTCCTCAAGGCATTGGACAAGGAACTTTCAAATGATTTTGAG agaGTGGTGCTGCTCTGGACGCTTGGTCCTGCTGAACGCGATGCATTTTTAGCTAATGAGGCAACTAAGAGATGGACATCAAGCAATCAGGTTCTTATGGAAATCGCCTGCACAAGGTCTTCAAATGAATTGCTTCAGGCAAGACAGGCGTATCATGCTCGCTTTAAGAAGTCCCTTGAAGAGGATGTTGCACATCACACAACTGGGGACTTCCGCAAG CTTTTGTTTCCTCTTGTGTGCTCATACCGATACGAGGGGGATGAGGTGAGCATGACCCTCGCAAAAACAGAGGCTAAGTTGCTCCACGAGAAGATTTCCAAGAAGGCTTATGGTGATGAGGATTTCATCAGGGTTTTGGCTACCAGGAGCAAAGCACAGATTAATGCTACTCTGAACCAATACAAAAATGAGTTTGGCAATGATCTCAACAAG GACTTGAAGACTGACCCCAAGGATGAATTCCTCGCACTATTGAGGGCCACAGTGAAGTGCTTGACACGCCCAGAGAAATACTTTGAGAAGGTTCTTCGTCTCTCTATCAACAGACGAGGAACAGATGAAGGAGCTCTGACTAGAGTTGTCACTACAAGGGCAGAGGTTGACTTGAAGATTATAAAAGATGAGTATCAGCAAAGGAACAGTGTTCCTTTGGACCGTGCCATAGTCAAGGACACCCATGGGGATTATGAAAAGATGCTCCTGGCACTGATCGGGCATAAGGAGGATTGA